The sequence CGTCCAGGATCGCCTTGCCGGACGGGGTACCGCGCACCGCACCGCCGACGGCCGCGCCGAGCGTGGCCTCGTCGAATCCGGCGGCGGCCGCCTTGTCGTTGGCCTTGACCGAGATGCGCGGGACGCTCTGCGCGAGGTCGCTCTGGACGTCGGTGACGTCCTTGAGCTTGGCGACCTCGGTGCGTACCGCTTCGGACGCCTTCTTCAGGGTGTCCCCGTCGGCGGCCTTGACCACCACGCTGAGGTCCTGGCTGCCGAAGCCGTCGCCCGCGGCGATGGTGGTGTCGCCGATGCCGTCGAGCTTGCCGAGGGCCTCGTCGATACGGTCCTGGGCGGCCTCGAAGTCGCCCGAGTCCTTCAGGGTGATCTGGTACGACGCCTGGTTGGCGCCCGTACCGCCGCCGAAGGCCGCCATGAAGCCCGACGAACCGACGGTGACCTGGTAGTCCTTGACGCCCTTGTCGTCGTTGAGGACCTTCTCGACCTTCCGGGCCGCCTCGTCGGCGGCCGCCAGGCTGGTGCCGGGGGTCAGCTCCTGCTTGACGGAGAGGACTTCCTGCTCACCCTGGTCGAAGAAGTTCGTCTTCAGCAGCGGCACCATGCCGAAGGTACCGAAGAGCACCGCGACGGCGATGACGAGGCTGGTGATACGGCGCCGGGTCGCGAAGCGCAGCACCGGCACGTAGAGCCGCTGCAGCTTGCTGGCGGCTTCCTTCTCCTCGGCCTTGCGGCGTGCCTCGGCCGGGTTCTCGGCGGTGCCCTTGGGGGCGCGCAGGAACCAGAACGACAGGACCGGGACCACGGTCAGCGAGACGACCAGGGAGGCCAGCAGGGCCGCGGTGACGGTGAGGGAGAACGAGCCGAAGAGCTGACCGACCATGCCGCCGACCAGACCGATCGGCAGGAAGACGGCGACCGTGGTGAGCGTCGACGCGGTGACCGCTCCGGCCACCTCCTTGACGGCCGCGATGATCGCCGGCTGGCGCTCCTCGCCGTAGCCGAGGTGACGCTTGATGTTCTCCAGGACCACGATCGAGTCGTCGACGACGCGGCCGATCGCGATGGTCAGGGCGCCGAGCGTGAGCATGTTCAGCGAGAGGTCGCGGGTCCAGAGCACGATCAGGGCGAGGACCACGGAGAGCGGGATGGAGACCGCGGTGACCAGGGTCGAGCGCAGCGAGGCGAGGAAGACCAGGATCACGATGACCGCGAAGACGAGGCCGAGCGCGCCCTCGGTGGTCAGGCCGGAGATCGCCTTGGAGACGGCGGGGCCCTGGTCGGAGACGACGGTCAGCTCGGCACCGGCGCCGAGGTCCTTGCGCAGGTCCGGGAGCTTGTCCTTGACGGCGTCCGAGATGGCGACGGCACTGCCGTCCTTGTCCATGGTCGCCATGACGGCGAGGCTCGGCTTGCCGTTCGTACGGGTGATGGAGACCGCGGTGGACGGCTCCTGCTTCACCGCGGCGACGTCACCGACGCGGACCGGCTCTCCGGGCCGGCCGGTCGCCGGGTCCTTCGCGGTGACCTGGAGGTCCTCGATCTGCTTCAGCGAGGTGAAGCCGCCGCCGACCTGGATGGTGCGGCTCTTGCCGGCCTCGGAGAACGAACCGGCCGGGACGGTGGCGCCGCCCGCCTGGAGCGCCTGGGCCAGCGATCCGGCGTTCAGACCGGCCGCGGCGAGCTTCTTGTCGTCGGGGACGACGGAGATCTGGAGCTCCTGGACACCGTCGACGGCGACCTGTCCGACACCCTCGATGTCCTCCAGGGCGGGGACGACCGTGCGGTCCAGCTGGTCGGCGAGCGCCTGCTGGTCCTTGTCGGAGGTGACGGCGAGGACCACGGTCGGGATGTCGTCGGTGGAACCGGCGATGACCTGGGGGTCGACATCGTCGGGGAGCTGGATGCGGGCCCGGTTCACGGCCTGCTGGATGTCGGCGACGAGTTGCTTGGTGCCTTCGTCACCGAAGTCGAACGTCGCCATGAGGACGGCGTTGCCCTCGCTGGCGGTCGAGGTGATGCCCTCGACGCCGTCGACGGCCTTGATCGAGTTTTCGAGCGGTTCGACGACCTGCTTCTCGACCACATCGGGGGACGCACCCGGGTAGGGGGCCAGCACCGACACCATCGGAAGTTCGATGGTGGGCAGCAGTTGCTGCTTGAGCTGCGGGATCGCGATGGCGCCGAACACGAGCGCGACGATCGAGATCAGCCCTATCAGGGCCCGTTGCGCGAGGCTGAATCTGGACAGCCAGGACATGGGTGGGTCTCTCTTCTGTGGCTTACGCGGCAGATGGGCGGGAGAAACCGGGGACATCCCGCCACCTCTACGATCGCCGATCCCGGTTGCCGGAACGTCGGCCCCCGGGTTGCTTTCTTATGTCGCGCATACCGCAGGTGGAGTACGCCGGATCTCCACCCGTAGCCGCACTTGTCGACCTGCCCGACGCTCCGTCCGCCGCCCGCCGGGCCGCGCCCGTCGCTCGGCCGTCACTCCAGCCGTGCGCGGACCAGGCCCGATTCATACGCGATGACCACCAACTGGGCGCGGTCCCGGGCGCCGAGCTTCGCCATCGCCCTGTTCACATGCGTCTTGACGGTGAGTGGGCTGACGGCGAGCCGTTCGGCGATCTCGTCGTTGGAGTGTCCGCCCGCGACCAGCACCAGGACCTCGCGTTCGCGGACGGTGAGCGCGGCGAGCCGCTGGGAGTACTCGGCGGCGTCCGGGCCCTCCCCCGAACTTCCGCCCTGCGCGAGGAACGTGGCGATGAGGCCCTTGGTCGCCGCCGGGGAGAGCAGCGCCTCACCGCCCGCGGCGATACGGATGGCATTGAGGAGTTCGTCCGGCTCCGCACCTTTTCCGAGGAAGCCCGAGGCTCCGGCACGCAGCGACTGCACGACGTACTCGTCCACCTCGAACGTGGTGAGCATGACGACCCGCACCTCCGCCAGATCCGGATCGGCGCTGATCATGCGGGTGGCGGCGAGCCCGTCGGTGCCCGGCATCCGGATATCCATCAGCACCACGTCGGCGCGCGTCGAGCGGGCCAGTTCCACGGCCTGCGCACCGTCCGCCGCCTCGCCCACGACCTCCATGTCGGGCTCCGAGTCCACCAGCACACGGAACGCGCTGCGCAGGAGTGCCTGGTCGTCGACGAGCAGCACCTTGATCGGTGTCACGCGCGTCCCCCCGTCCTGCCCGCCGTGCCCGGCCGTTCCGGTTCACCCGCGCGGGCCTTGACCGGCAGGATCGCATGCACCCGGAATCCGCCTCCGTACCGAGGGCCCGCGGTGAGGCTGCCGCCGAGGGCGGTGACGCGTTCGCGCATGCCGATGAGACCGTGGCCGCCACCGTCGCGGTCCTCGTCCTTCGCGTCCGGGTACGCGTCACCGCCCCGGCCGTTGTCGAGCACCGTGACCTCGGCGGTGGCCCCGACCCGTATGACGCTCACTTCCGCTCTGGCGCCGGATCCCGCGTGTTTGCGGACGTTGGTCAGCGCCTCCTGGATGACCCGGTAGGCGGCCAGGTCGACGGCGGCGGGCAGCGGCGGCTCGTGGTCGACGCAGGCCACCTCGACGGGGAGCCCGGCGTTGCGGAAGGTCTCCACCAGTCCGCCGAGGACGGCCAGCCCGGGGGCCGGCTCCGTGGGCGCCTCGGGATCGCCCGACTGCCGCAGCAGCCCGACCGTGGCCCGGAGTTCGTTGAGCGCGGAGCGGCTGGCGTCCCGGACGTGGGCGAGCGCCTCCTTGGCCTGGTCCGGGCGCTTGTCCATGACGTGTGCGGCCACCCCGGCCTGCACGTTGACCAGGGCGATGTGATGGGCGACGACATCGTGCAGGTCCCGGGCGATCCGCAGCCGCTCCTCGGCGACCCGGCGGCGGGCCTCCTCCTCGCGGGTCCGCTCGGCCCGTTCGGCACGCTCCCTGATCGCGTCGATGAACGCGCGCCTGCTGCGGACGGCGTCCCCGGCGGCACCGGCCAGCCCCAGCCAGGCGAAGACGCCGAGGTTCTCCTGGCTGTACCAGGGGGCCGAGCCGAAGGACATCGCGGTCACCGTCAGCACGGCCACGCTCAGCAGCCCGACCCGCCAGGTGGTGGGCCGGTCGGTGCGGGACGCGACGGTGTAGAGCGCGATGACCGCTCCCATCACCACCGGGGCCGGCGGGTCCATCGTCACGAACTCCACGACCGACAGGGCCCCGGTGAAAGCGAGCACCGCCACGGGGCGCCGCCGGCGCAGCACGAGCGCGCACGCGCTGAGCACCATCATGAGCACGCTGAAGGCTTCGGGGGTACGGGTGCCGAAGCTCGGTCTCCCGTTCGCCGAGTCCGGGTCGGCGAACGACCCGCAGATCATGCTCAGGAGCACGAGGAGAGCGAGGGCCCCGTCGAACGCGAGGGCATGGTCCCGCAGCCAGCGGCGGGCGCGCATGAGCCCGGTCGAGAGGGTGGTCACATCGAGCAACGGTACGGCGTGTCGTACACGGATCCGTCCCCGCGGTGTGCGCATACGGCCACAGCGCGGACGGGCCGGGGCGGACAGCACTGTGCCCCGCGGCCGGCGGACCGGGCGGGGCACAGCTGTGCGGGTACTGCGGAAGCGTGGAGCGCGGGACCGGCCTGCGCGTACGGCGGCGGGAGTCAGCCGGGGATCAGCCCGTCGTCACGGAGCATGGCGCGCACCTCTTCGAGGGTCGCGTCCGGCGACGGCAGGATCAGCCCGGACGGCTCCAGGGAGTCGTCCGGCACGGGCGTGCCCAGCTCGCGCACCTTGTCCAGGAGCGCGTGGAGCGTGGTGCGGAAGCCGGGGCCGTCGCCGCTCTCCATCTCTGCGAGCAGTACGTCGTCGAGCTCGTTGAGCTCGGTGACATGACTGTCGGCCAGCTTGACCTGGCCCTCCCCCATGATCCGTACGATCATGACGTTGCCCTTACTGCTTGTCGAACTTGTGCGGAGACTGCTGCGACTGCGGTGCGGCGTCCTGGGCACCGCCCTCGATGGCCTGCTGCGACGAGGAGGAGCCGCCGGCCAGTTCGGCCTTCATGCGCTGCAGCTCCAGCTCCACATCCGTACCACCGGAGAGCCGGTCCAGCTCGGCGGCGATGTCGTCCTTCGCCGTCCCGGTCGGGTCGTCCAGGGCGCCCGAGGCGAGCAGCTCGTCGATGGCGCCGGCCCGCGCCTGGAGCTGCTGCGTCTTGTCCTCGGCCCGCTGGATCGCCAGGCCGACGTCGCCCATCTCCTCGGAGATCCCGGAGAACGCCTCGCCGATCCGGGTCTGCGCCTGGGCCGCCGTGTAGGTCGCCTTGATCGTTTCCTTCTTCGTACGGAAGGCGTCGACCTTGGCCTGCAGCCGCTGGGCCGCCAGAGTGAGCTTCTCCTCCTCACCCTGCAGCGTGGTGTGCTGCGTCTCCAGGTCCGTGACCTGCTGCTGGAGGGCGGCACGCCGGGACAGCGCCTCGCGCGCCAGGTCCTCACGACCGAGCGCCAGCGCCTTGCGGCCCTGGTCCTCCAGCTTGGACGACTGTCCCTGCAGCTGATTCAGCTGCAGCTCCAGCCTCTTGCGCGAGGTCGCCACATCGGCGACGCCGCGGCGTACCTTCTGAAGCAGCTCCAGCTGCTTCTGGTACGAGTAATCGAGGGTCTCGCGCGGATCCTCGGCCCGGTCAAGGGCCTTGTTTGCCTTCGCGCGGAAGATCATCCCCATACGCTTCATGACACCGCTCATGGGCTTCGCGCGCCCCCTTCTGACGGACTGAGCTCCAGCACTCCAACAGAACCCACAGTACGGGCCCTGTCTCTATTACCGCACTGTCAGGGAGCGGATGTGCTCCTCCCAAAGGACGACTGCCCCCGGTGACCGCTCCAGCCCAGGGAGTAGGTGGCGGTCAGGGAAACCGGCGGCAAACGTCCGTTCTGCCCCTGTCGGGGTGCTTCTCAGGACGCAGGCCGTTGCCGGATCGTTCCCGCCCGGTCCGGACTCGTCGCGGACGACCCCGTACCCTTGGGTTTTGTGTTCCGTAGCCGTGCCAAGGAAGAGAAGGTCCCCACGCCGGACCTCTCCAAGACGTCCCGCGACCCGCAGGCTCCCAAGGGTCGCCCCACCCCCAAGCGCAGCGAGGCCCAGACGCAGCGCCGACGTGCTTCCAGCACGCCGACCGATCGCAAGGAGGCCATGAAGCGCCAGCGCGAAGCGCGCCGCGTCGACCTGGCCAAGCAGCGTGAGGCGCTCGCCACCGGTGACGAGCGCTACCTCCCGGCGCGCGACAAGGGGCCGGTCAGGCGCTTTGTCCGTGACTTCGTGGACTCGCGCTTCTGCATCGCCGAGTACTTCCTGCCGCTCGCCGTGATCATCCTGATTCTCAGCGTGATCCAGATCCAGAACATCCAGAACATCTCGCTGCTGCTCTGGCTCGGCGTGATCGTGCTGATCGTGGTCGACTCCGTCGGCCTCACGTTCCGGCTCAAGAAGCAGCTGCGGGAACGCTTCCCGGACACCCCGAAGCGCGGCGCCGTCGCGTACGGCCTGATGCGCACGCTCCAGATGCGCCGCCTGCGGCTCCCGAAGCCCCAGGTCAAGCGGGGAGAGCGGCCCTGAGTACGGAGACCTCCGGTTTCACCGGGGTCTCTTCGGTGTGGCTGAAGGGTCTCGGCGGACTGCGCAACACCGTCCGCCAGGAACTCGTCGCCCGACAGCTGGACGAGCAGATAGCCGCGCGCTTCCCGGTGGGACAGCGGCTGCGGGTGCTCGATGTCGGCATGGGCCAGGGCACCCAGGCGCTGCGGCTGGCCAGGGCCGGTCATTCCGTGACCGGTCTGGAGGCCGACGCGGAGATGCTGCGGGCCGCCCGCGAGGCGTTGTCGGCGGAGCCCGAGGGCATCCGGGAACGGGTCAGGCTGATCGAGGGTGACGGCCGGGACACCGGCGTGCACTTCCTGCCCGGCAGCTTCGACCTGGTGCTCTGCCACGGTGTGCTGATGTATGTCCAGGAGCCGGACCCGATACTGGCGGGCCTGGCCCGGATGCTGGCTCCCGGCGGACTGCTCTCCCTGCTCGTACGGAACGCGGACGCCCTCGCGATGCGCCCCGGGCACGCCGGGGACTTCGACGGCGCGCTGTCGGCGTTCGACACGGCCACGTACACCAACCGGCTCGGCGCCACCGTGCGCGCCGACCGGCTCGACGCCCTGACGGCCACGCTCGCCGGGATCGCGGCGCCGCTGCACGCCTGGTACGGGGTGCGGGTCTTCACGGACCACGTGGGCAACGACGTGGAGCTGCCCGCCGCCACGGAGCTGGAGCAGTTGCTGGCGGCTGAGGACCGGGCCGGCCGCACGGACCCGTACCGCCGGGTGGCGGCACTGCTGCATCTGTGCGGCGTGCGCGGCTGAGGGCAGGACTCCGGCGGGACGCGGGGACCGTTCCGGTGCGCCCCGCGCTCCGGTCCCCGGGCCGGAGCGGCCCGTACGGCCCCGTTCGGCCCATCAGCGCAGGCCGCGGGCGGGGGTCAGACGTGAGACTCCGGACATGGATGCATCTCACTCCCGCAGCCGAGTGCGCCGGCTGTTGCTGCCGTTGACCGCAGGTGTCTGCGCGATCGCCCTGGTGGGCGGCTGCTCCGACGCCGACTCCACTTCCCGCTCCGCGGGCGAGTCCAGCCCGTCGGGCACGGTTCAGGGCTCGGCCTCCCGTGCCACCAATGACCTGCAGGCCGATTACCAGGCCGTCATCAAGGACGTCCTGCCGTCGGTCGTGCAGATCGATGCCTCCGACAGCCTGGGCTCGGGCATCGTCTATGACGACAAGGGCCATATCGTCACGAACGCCCATGTGGTCGGCTCGGAGAAGACCTTCAAAGTCAGCGTCGCCACCGGTGAGAAGGTGCTCAGCGCCTCGCTCGTCTCCTCGTACCCGGAACAGGACCTGGCCGTCATCAAGCTCGACCAGGTCCCCGACGGGCTGAAGGCCGCGAAGTTCGGCGACTCGGAGAAGGTCGAGGTGGGGCAGATCGTGATGGCGATGGGCTCGCCGCTCGGTCTCTCCAGCAGCGTCACCCAGGGCATCGTCTCGGCCCTGGGCAGGACCGTGAGCGAGGGCCGTACGGGCGGGGGCACGGGGGCGACGATCGCCGACATGGTGCAGACGTCCGCGGCGATCAACCCCGGCAACAGCGGCGGTGCGCTGGTGAACCTCGACAGCGAGGTGATCGGTATTCCGACGCTCGCGGCGACGGACCCGCAGATGGGTGACAGCGCGGCCCCCGGGATCGGGTTCGCGATCCCGGTGTCGATGGTGAAGACGGTCGCCGACCAGATCATCAGGAGCGGCAAGGTCACCGACTCGGGACGGGCCGCGCTGAACATCACCGGGCGCACGGTCGTCGACAGCAGCTACCGGCCCGCCGGAGTGGCGCTGGTCAGCGTGACCAAGGGCGGCGCCGCGGAGAAGGCGGGGCTGCGGCCCGGCGACATCATCACCGAGGTCGGCGGCGACCGGGTCACGACGATCACGTCGCTCTCCGAGGTCCTGGCCAGCGAGAAGCCGGGCCAGAAGGTCACGGTCACGTACCTGCGCAGCGACGCGGAGAAGACGGCCGAGGTCACGCTGGGCGAGATCTGAGGAAGCGGACCGGGGGCCCGGAGCACGATCAGGGCCGGCACGGTACGCGGAGCACCATCAGGGCCGGCACGGTACGCGGAAGGGGCGGGCGGCAGCAGGTTCTCCTGCGCCGCCCGCCCCTTCCCGTCGTACGGAGCCGCGGGGCCGTACCCGGTCAGGCCGTGTCGGCCGCACCGGCCCGGTCGGCCTCGGCCTGACCGGCCTGGTCGGCCTGTTCGGCCTGTTCGGCCTGATCGGGCTGATCCGCGCGGAGACTCATCGGGCCGTAGATCTTGGTCGTGTCCTCGAAGAGCGTCACCTGCTCCGCTCCGCCCTCCACGAGCTCCTTCCAGAACTCACCGATCCAGGACTCCGCATCGCCCTGGGTCGTGAACTCGTCCGGCTGAAGAGCCGGCTCCGTCTCCGTACCGTCGGACTTCTCGAACCGCCACGTCCACGCCATGTCCGCCTCCTGGGTCACGTTGCTGCCCGAAGCCTAGCCGGGCGCGCACCCGGCGCGGGGACGCGGGAGGATCAGGGCGTGGAACTGACTCTGCTCGGCACCGGAGCCCCCGACGGGCTGCCCAAGCCCGACTGCCCCTGCGCCGCCTGCGCGAGCGCCCGCGGTCCGCGGGCGCGGGCCGCGACCTCCCTGTTGATCGACGACGCGCTGCTGCTCGACCTCACCCCCGGGGCCGTGCTCGCGGCCGCCCGCGCGGGACATTCGCTGGGCGCGGTGCGCCAGGTGCTGCTGACCCATCCCCATGACGGGCCCGCCGTCGAGCTGCCCGCCGTGCTGCCGCCTGCCGGGCGGGTGCCGGACGGCCAGGTACTGACGCTGATCAGCGGGCACCGGGTGCGGGCGGTGCCGATGGACGCGCCGGGGACCGGTTACGAGGTGACGGCGCCGGAGGGCGAGCGGCTGCTGTACCTGCCGCCCGGCGCCGCGCCCGCAGGGCTCACCGGGCGGGTGGCGGCGCCGTACGACATGGTGGTCGGCGATGTGATCGCACGGCCCGACGCGGTGGCCCGGCTGCGGGCCGTCGACGCGGTCGGCCCGACCACCGAGGTGATCGCCGTCCATCTCGGCCATGACGCACCGCCCGGCGCCGCGCTGGACCGGCAGCTCGCGGCCGCCGGAGCACGCGCCGTGCCGGACGGGACGACGCTGGTGGTGGGCGAGTACCACGCGGTGCCGGACGTGCCCCGGCGCACGCTGGTGACCGGCGGGGCACGGTCCGGGAAGTCGCTGGAGGCCGAGCAGCGTCTGGAGACCTTCCCCGAGGTGGTGTACGTGGCGACCGGCGGCCGCCGGGAGGGCGACGCCGAGTGGGCGGCGCGGGTGGGCCTGCACCGGGAGCGCCGGCCCTCCACCTGGCGCACCGAGGAGACCTGTGAGCTGGCGGGGCTGCTGACCCTGGACGGGCCGCCGCTGCTGATCGACTGCCTCTCGCTGTGGCTGACGGACGCCATGGACCGGGTGGACGCCTGGGACGACGCGCGGTGGGCGGACGGGGGCGAGGAGGCGTTGCGGGAACGGGTCGCTGAGCTGGTCCACGCGGTGCGCGGGACACCGCGGAAGGTGGTGGCGGTGACCAACGAGGTGGGCTCGGGGGTCGTACCGGCGACGGCGGCCGGGCGGCGGTTCCGGGACGAGCTGGGGCGGTTGAACGCGGCGGTCGCGGCGGAGTGCGAGGAGGTTCTGCTGGCGGTGGCGGGGCAGGTGCTGGTGCTGCGGGGGTGAGCCCGCCTCCGGCGGCACTTCTCGGGAGGGGGCACCGGTACTGTTCCCGGCAGGAGCCCGCCGCCGGGTTCCCGGCCCCCGACGTTACGACCCGCGAGGCAGACCTCCGTGAATCTGGACGACTTCTCCGATCTGATCGAACGCCCCGACGGCGGCGTACGGCGCGACGCCGAGGAACGCCGGGAGCGGCTGACCGTTCCGCCGGGCGCCCTCGGCCGCCTCGACGAACTGGGCGAGTGGCTCTCCGCCGCCCAGCAGTCCGTGCCGGTCAAGCCGGTCGAACAGCCACGCGTGGTGCTCTTCGCCGGTGACCACGGGGTGGCGGAGCTGGGTGTCTCCGGCCGCCCGGCGGGGAGTACGTACGACCTCGTCCGGGCCGCGCTGGACGGCGCTAGTCCCGTATCGGTGCTGGCCCGCCGCTTCTCCGTGCCGCTGCGGATCGTCGACGCCGGTGTGGACTGCGACCCGGAGCTGCTGCCCGAGTCCGTCGTGCGGCACCGGGTGCGGCGTGGCAGCGGGCGCATCGACATCGAGGACGCGCTGACGGCGGAGGAGGCCGAGCGGGCGGTACGTCTCGGTATGGCGATCGCCGACGAGGAGGCCGACTCCGGGACCGATCTGGTGGTGCTCGGCGATCTCAGTGTCGGCGGCACCACGGCCGCGGCCACCCTCATCGCCGCCCTGTGCGGCACGGACGCCTCGGTGGTGACGGGGCGCGGCGGCGCGGGCATCGACGATCTGGCCTGGATGCGCAAGTGCGCGGCGGTCCGGGACGCGCTGCGCCGGGCGCGGCCGGTCCTCGGCGACCAGTTGGAGCTGCTGGCCACGGTCGGCGGCGCGGATCTGGCGGCGATGACGGGTTTCCTGCTCCAGAGCGCGGTGCGCCGGATGCCGGTGATCCTGGACGGCGTCGTCTCGGCGGCCTGTGCGCTGGTGGCCCAGCGCGCGGCGTTCCGGGCCCCGGACTGGTGGCTGGCGGGACAGGTCAGCGGTGAGCCCGCGCAGACGAAGGCACTGGACCGGATGGCGCTGACTCCGCTGCTCGACCACGGGATCACCGTGGGCGAGGGAACCGGAGCGCTGCTCTCCCTGCCGCTCGTCCGGGCCGCGGCGGCGCTGGCCGCCGAACTGCCCGAGCGCGCGCCGGACGAGGAGACGGACACGGACGACGCAGCGGAGGGGGCGGCGGACACCGGCTCCGGCACCGAGGGCGACGACGTG is a genomic window of Streptomyces sp. NBC_01237 containing:
- a CDS encoding efflux RND transporter permease subunit is translated as MSWLSRFSLAQRALIGLISIVALVFGAIAIPQLKQQLLPTIELPMVSVLAPYPGASPDVVEKQVVEPLENSIKAVDGVEGITSTASEGNAVLMATFDFGDEGTKQLVADIQQAVNRARIQLPDDVDPQVIAGSTDDIPTVVLAVTSDKDQQALADQLDRTVVPALEDIEGVGQVAVDGVQELQISVVPDDKKLAAAGLNAGSLAQALQAGGATVPAGSFSEAGKSRTIQVGGGFTSLKQIEDLQVTAKDPATGRPGEPVRVGDVAAVKQEPSTAVSITRTNGKPSLAVMATMDKDGSAVAISDAVKDKLPDLRKDLGAGAELTVVSDQGPAVSKAISGLTTEGALGLVFAVIVILVFLASLRSTLVTAVSIPLSVVLALIVLWTRDLSLNMLTLGALTIAIGRVVDDSIVVLENIKRHLGYGEERQPAIIAAVKEVAGAVTASTLTTVAVFLPIGLVGGMVGQLFGSFSLTVTAALLASLVVSLTVVPVLSFWFLRAPKGTAENPAEARRKAEEKEAASKLQRLYVPVLRFATRRRITSLVIAVAVLFGTFGMVPLLKTNFFDQGEQEVLSVKQELTPGTSLAAADEAARKVEKVLNDDKGVKDYQVTVGSSGFMAAFGGGTGANQASYQITLKDSGDFEAAQDRIDEALGKLDGIGDTTIAAGDGFGSQDLSVVVKAADGDTLKKASEAVRTEVAKLKDVTDVQSDLAQSVPRISVKANDKAAAAGFDEATLGAAVGGAVRGTPSGKAILDDTERDIIVKSAHPATTMAELKDLPLGPVKLGAIADVKLVPGPVSMTRIDGQRSATITAKPTGDNTGAVSTSLQSKIDSLDLPEGATATIGGVSEDQNDAFMKLGLAMLAAIAIVFMLLVATFRSLVQPLILLVSIPFAATGALGLLIITGTPMGVPAMIGMLMLIGIVVTNAIVLIDLINQYRSQGMGVVEAVVEGGRHRLRPILMTALATIFALLPMALGVTGEGGFISQPLAVVVIGGLITSTLLTLLLVPTLYAMVELRKDRRAGKKAAKRAKKAGVPAPTATDESRESEPSSV
- a CDS encoding response regulator transcription factor; amino-acid sequence: MTPIKVLLVDDQALLRSAFRVLVDSEPDMEVVGEAADGAQAVELARSTRADVVLMDIRMPGTDGLAATRMISADPDLAEVRVVMLTTFEVDEYVVQSLRAGASGFLGKGAEPDELLNAIRIAAGGEALLSPAATKGLIATFLAQGGSSGEGPDAAEYSQRLAALTVREREVLVLVAGGHSNDEIAERLAVSPLTVKTHVNRAMAKLGARDRAQLVVIAYESGLVRARLE
- a CDS encoding sensor histidine kinase, with amino-acid sequence MTTLSTGLMRARRWLRDHALAFDGALALLVLLSMICGSFADPDSANGRPSFGTRTPEAFSVLMMVLSACALVLRRRRPVAVLAFTGALSVVEFVTMDPPAPVVMGAVIALYTVASRTDRPTTWRVGLLSVAVLTVTAMSFGSAPWYSQENLGVFAWLGLAGAAGDAVRSRRAFIDAIRERAERAERTREEEARRRVAEERLRIARDLHDVVAHHIALVNVQAGVAAHVMDKRPDQAKEALAHVRDASRSALNELRATVGLLRQSGDPEAPTEPAPGLAVLGGLVETFRNAGLPVEVACVDHEPPLPAAVDLAAYRVIQEALTNVRKHAGSGARAEVSVIRVGATAEVTVLDNGRGGDAYPDAKDEDRDGGGHGLIGMRERVTALGGSLTAGPRYGGGFRVHAILPVKARAGEPERPGTAGRTGGRA
- the pspAA gene encoding PspA-associated protein PspAA, giving the protein MIVRIMGEGQVKLADSHVTELNELDDVLLAEMESGDGPGFRTTLHALLDKVRELGTPVPDDSLEPSGLILPSPDATLEEVRAMLRDDGLIPG
- a CDS encoding PspA/IM30 family protein is translated as MKRMGMIFRAKANKALDRAEDPRETLDYSYQKQLELLQKVRRGVADVATSRKRLELQLNQLQGQSSKLEDQGRKALALGREDLAREALSRRAALQQQVTDLETQHTTLQGEEEKLTLAAQRLQAKVDAFRTKKETIKATYTAAQAQTRIGEAFSGISEEMGDVGLAIQRAEDKTQQLQARAGAIDELLASGALDDPTGTAKDDIAAELDRLSGGTDVELELQRMKAELAGGSSSSQQAIEGGAQDAAPQSQQSPHKFDKQ
- a CDS encoding DUF3043 domain-containing protein, with protein sequence MFRSRAKEEKVPTPDLSKTSRDPQAPKGRPTPKRSEAQTQRRRASSTPTDRKEAMKRQREARRVDLAKQREALATGDERYLPARDKGPVRRFVRDFVDSRFCIAEYFLPLAVIILILSVIQIQNIQNISLLLWLGVIVLIVVDSVGLTFRLKKQLRERFPDTPKRGAVAYGLMRTLQMRRLRLPKPQVKRGERP
- a CDS encoding class I SAM-dependent methyltransferase, yielding MRNTVRQELVARQLDEQIAARFPVGQRLRVLDVGMGQGTQALRLARAGHSVTGLEADAEMLRAAREALSAEPEGIRERVRLIEGDGRDTGVHFLPGSFDLVLCHGVLMYVQEPDPILAGLARMLAPGGLLSLLVRNADALAMRPGHAGDFDGALSAFDTATYTNRLGATVRADRLDALTATLAGIAAPLHAWYGVRVFTDHVGNDVELPAATELEQLLAAEDRAGRTDPYRRVAALLHLCGVRG
- a CDS encoding S1C family serine protease; translated protein: MDASHSRSRVRRLLLPLTAGVCAIALVGGCSDADSTSRSAGESSPSGTVQGSASRATNDLQADYQAVIKDVLPSVVQIDASDSLGSGIVYDDKGHIVTNAHVVGSEKTFKVSVATGEKVLSASLVSSYPEQDLAVIKLDQVPDGLKAAKFGDSEKVEVGQIVMAMGSPLGLSSSVTQGIVSALGRTVSEGRTGGGTGATIADMVQTSAAINPGNSGGALVNLDSEVIGIPTLAATDPQMGDSAAPGIGFAIPVSMVKTVADQIIRSGKVTDSGRAALNITGRTVVDSSYRPAGVALVSVTKGGAAEKAGLRPGDIITEVGGDRVTTITSLSEVLASEKPGQKVTVTYLRSDAEKTAEVTLGEI
- a CDS encoding bifunctional adenosylcobinamide kinase/adenosylcobinamide-phosphate guanylyltransferase, encoding MELTLLGTGAPDGLPKPDCPCAACASARGPRARAATSLLIDDALLLDLTPGAVLAAARAGHSLGAVRQVLLTHPHDGPAVELPAVLPPAGRVPDGQVLTLISGHRVRAVPMDAPGTGYEVTAPEGERLLYLPPGAAPAGLTGRVAAPYDMVVGDVIARPDAVARLRAVDAVGPTTEVIAVHLGHDAPPGAALDRQLAAAGARAVPDGTTLVVGEYHAVPDVPRRTLVTGGARSGKSLEAEQRLETFPEVVYVATGGRREGDAEWAARVGLHRERRPSTWRTEETCELAGLLTLDGPPLLIDCLSLWLTDAMDRVDAWDDARWADGGEEALRERVAELVHAVRGTPRKVVAVTNEVGSGVVPATAAGRRFRDELGRLNAAVAAECEEVLLAVAGQVLVLRG
- the cobT gene encoding nicotinate-nucleotide--dimethylbenzimidazole phosphoribosyltransferase encodes the protein MNLDDFSDLIERPDGGVRRDAEERRERLTVPPGALGRLDELGEWLSAAQQSVPVKPVEQPRVVLFAGDHGVAELGVSGRPAGSTYDLVRAALDGASPVSVLARRFSVPLRIVDAGVDCDPELLPESVVRHRVRRGSGRIDIEDALTAEEAERAVRLGMAIADEEADSGTDLVVLGDLSVGGTTAAATLIAALCGTDASVVTGRGGAGIDDLAWMRKCAAVRDALRRARPVLGDQLELLATVGGADLAAMTGFLLQSAVRRMPVILDGVVSAACALVAQRAAFRAPDWWLAGQVSGEPAQTKALDRMALTPLLDHGITVGEGTGALLSLPLVRAAAALAAELPERAPDEETDTDDAAEGAADTGSGTEGDDVKSGV